One Haladaptatus sp. R4 DNA window includes the following coding sequences:
- a CDS encoding glycosyltransferase family 2 protein, with amino-acid sequence MYEGKSVAVVVPAYNEEGLVGGVIDTVPEFADRVYVIDDCSTDGTWAEIQSHAERAEAVADGTTMGDGGAMDDGGRTGDGGAMDDGGRTGDGGAMSGGGRMNDGGRMNDARANFDRRIVPIRHSENRGVGAAIKTGYCRAHEENIDVTAVMAGDGQMRPEMLARIIQPIVDGRADYTKGNRLSTPGFREGMSAWRSFGNWLLTFLTKVASGYWGMVDPQNGYTAISSRALSKLAIEDVYDDYGFANALLVRLNVHDMRVADVTMPAVYGDEQSTIRYSTFIPKLSALLLWSFLWRIKTKYLVRDFHPLAFLYGLGALGTAAGLLSLARRKRGSSDGLTAMLLGGICFVLAMAFDREETAELEVRNE; translated from the coding sequence ATGTACGAGGGCAAATCCGTCGCGGTCGTGGTCCCGGCGTACAACGAGGAAGGACTCGTCGGCGGCGTCATCGACACTGTCCCCGAGTTCGCCGACCGGGTGTACGTCATCGACGACTGCTCGACCGACGGAACGTGGGCCGAGATTCAGTCGCACGCCGAACGCGCCGAAGCGGTCGCGGACGGTACGACGATGGGCGACGGCGGAGCGATGGACGACGGCGGTCGAACGGGCGACGGCGGAGCGATGGACGACGGCGGTCGAACGGGCGACGGCGGAGCGATGAGCGGCGGTGGCAGGATGAACGACGGTGGCAGGATGAACGACGCTCGGGCGAACTTCGACCGGCGTATCGTGCCGATCCGTCACTCCGAAAATCGGGGCGTCGGCGCGGCCATCAAAACCGGCTACTGTCGTGCGCACGAGGAGAACATCGACGTGACGGCGGTGATGGCCGGTGACGGCCAGATGCGTCCCGAGATGTTGGCTCGAATCATCCAACCCATCGTGGACGGCCGGGCCGACTACACGAAGGGAAACCGCCTCTCGACGCCGGGATTCCGCGAGGGAATGTCGGCGTGGCGGAGTTTCGGCAACTGGCTGTTGACGTTCCTCACGAAGGTCGCAAGCGGCTACTGGGGGATGGTGGACCCGCAAAACGGCTATACGGCGATTTCGAGCAGGGCGCTGTCGAAGCTCGCAATCGAGGACGTGTACGACGATTACGGCTTCGCGAACGCCCTTCTCGTTCGGCTGAACGTCCACGACATGCGCGTCGCCGACGTGACCATGCCCGCGGTGTACGGCGACGAACAGAGCACGATCCGGTACTCGACGTTCATCCCGAAGCTCTCCGCGCTGCTGCTGTGGAGTTTCCTGTGGCGGATCAAGACGAAATATCTCGTCCGGGACTTCCACCCGCTCGCGTTCCTGTACGGACTCGGAGCACTGGGAACCGCCGCCGGGTTGCTCTCGTTGGCTCGGCGCAAGCGGGGGTCGTCGGACGGACTCACGGCGATGCTCCTCGGCGGCATCTGTTTCGTGCTGGCGATGGCGTTCGACCGGGAGGAAACCGCGGAACTGGAGGTACGCAACGAATGA
- the wecB gene encoding non-hydrolyzing UDP-N-acetylglucosamine 2-epimerase: MKVLTVVGARPQFVKAAAVSRVLRQDHEEVLVHTGQHYDEGMSDVFFEELSIPYPDTNLGVGSDTHGRQTGAMLSGLEAEIEAEEPDAVLVYGDTNSTLAAAIVTSKMDPPLAHVEAGMRSGSEIPEETNRILTDHAADLLFVPSTDAAANLAREGITEGVHNSGDVGYDALLWARDRADTSVLSDLGVGSGEFVLATVHRDTNADDPEKLEKIVDALVEDPRPVVLPAHPRTVARLEEFGLYGRAERGLILTEPVGYRQFVALLDAAAVVATDSGGVQKEAFFLDTPCVTLREETEWVETVESGWNRLVGADGGAIRSALSDVTMPNEKPTPYGDGTAAERIVEVLSDVTRL, translated from the coding sequence ATGAAGGTACTGACCGTCGTCGGCGCACGGCCGCAGTTCGTGAAAGCCGCCGCAGTCTCCCGGGTTCTCAGACAGGATCACGAGGAGGTGCTCGTCCACACCGGCCAGCACTACGACGAAGGAATGTCGGACGTGTTCTTCGAGGAACTGTCCATCCCGTATCCGGACACCAACCTCGGCGTCGGTTCGGACACCCACGGTCGGCAGACCGGTGCGATGCTCTCCGGCTTGGAGGCCGAAATCGAGGCCGAGGAACCGGACGCGGTGCTCGTCTACGGCGACACCAACTCGACGCTCGCGGCGGCCATCGTCACGTCGAAGATGGACCCGCCGTTGGCGCACGTCGAGGCCGGAATGCGCAGCGGGAGCGAGATTCCCGAGGAGACGAACCGCATCCTGACCGATCACGCCGCCGACCTGTTGTTCGTCCCGTCCACCGACGCCGCGGCCAACCTCGCACGCGAGGGGATCACGGAGGGGGTCCACAACTCCGGCGACGTGGGCTACGACGCCCTGCTCTGGGCGCGCGACCGGGCGGACACGAGCGTTCTCTCGGACCTCGGCGTGGGGTCCGGGGAGTTCGTCCTCGCCACGGTCCACCGGGATACGAACGCGGACGACCCCGAAAAACTGGAGAAGATCGTGGACGCGTTGGTCGAGGACCCGCGTCCGGTCGTCCTCCCCGCCCATCCGCGGACGGTGGCCCGACTCGAAGAGTTCGGCCTCTACGGCCGGGCCGAACGCGGGTTGATACTGACCGAACCGGTCGGATACCGGCAGTTCGTCGCCCTGCTCGACGCCGCGGCGGTCGTCGCCACCGATTCGGGCGGCGTCCAGAAGGAGGCGTTCTTCCTCGACACGCCCTGTGTCACGCTCCGCGAGGAGACCGAGTGGGTCGAGACCGTCGAAAGCGGCTGGAACCGGTTGGTCGGCGCGGACGGCGGGGCGATTCGAAGCGCCCTGTCGGACGTGACGATGCCGAACGAGAAGCCCACGCCGTACGGCGATGGGACCGCGGCCGAGCGGATCGTGGAGGTGCTTTCCGATGTTACCCGGCTATGA
- a CDS encoding polysaccharide deacetylase family protein, with protein MLPGYEFELCLTHDVDRPYKRLQAPYYALKDRNLGHLSALAPGVNPWWQFEEIMELEDSLGVRSAFYFLQEESVFQKPPNEWFTPRYWIEHLGRYDLFDTAILDVLHELDDGGWEVGLHGSYDSYDDPDALREQKTALEAALGHRVRGGRQHHLNRGDFTWKHHRDIGLEYDASLGSSSTYGFQHGYGVQRPFDDDFVVFPLTMMDIAIPDPGDDFEAAWAACEELLAEAAENDAVMTVLWHPRLFSDEFPGHRRLYRRLIESALDRGAWVGPPGDLADRIGTVSRTSTSRASMHSK; from the coding sequence ATGTTACCCGGCTATGAATTCGAACTGTGTTTGACCCACGACGTGGATAGACCCTACAAACGACTGCAAGCCCCGTACTACGCGCTCAAGGACCGAAACTTGGGCCATCTCTCGGCGCTCGCCCCCGGCGTCAATCCGTGGTGGCAGTTCGAGGAGATCATGGAACTGGAGGATTCCTTGGGCGTTCGCTCGGCGTTCTACTTCCTGCAGGAGGAATCGGTCTTCCAGAAGCCGCCGAACGAGTGGTTCACGCCGCGCTACTGGATCGAACACCTCGGTCGCTACGACCTGTTCGACACGGCCATCCTGGACGTGCTCCACGAGTTGGACGACGGAGGGTGGGAGGTCGGACTCCACGGCTCCTACGATTCCTACGACGATCCGGATGCCCTCCGCGAGCAGAAGACCGCGCTGGAGGCCGCCCTCGGTCACCGGGTCCGCGGCGGTCGCCAACACCATCTGAACCGGGGCGATTTCACCTGGAAACACCACCGCGACATCGGACTGGAGTACGATGCGTCCCTCGGGTCGAGTTCGACGTACGGCTTCCAGCACGGCTACGGCGTGCAGCGTCCGTTCGACGACGACTTCGTCGTCTTCCCGCTCACCATGATGGACATCGCCATCCCTGACCCCGGAGACGATTTCGAGGCGGCGTGGGCGGCCTGCGAGGAACTGCTGGCCGAAGCCGCCGAGAACGACGCCGTGATGACCGTCCTCTGGCACCCCCGCCTGTTCTCCGACGAGTTCCCCGGCCACCGCCGCCTCTACCGCCGCCTCATCGAGTCGGCCCTCGACCGCGGTGCGTGGGTCGGCCCCCCGGGCGACCTCGCTGATCGGATCGGAACCGTCTCGCGGACCTCGACGAGTCGCGCGAGCATGCACAGCAAATAA
- a CDS encoding helix-turn-helix domain-containing protein: MRGIEQLRSFREIGTDEEVLLVECRGPESEVARLMSASGIAPQYPTVLRDGRVIATLTVSQERVSTLTSMFDSTGIEYVVRSLVQTPTSDDLLTSRQSQFIEKAMTHGYYETPRNCSLTDLASIMDVHKTTASETLHRAESRIIAEFVATRS; the protein is encoded by the coding sequence ATGAGGGGGATCGAACAGTTACGTTCGTTTCGGGAGATCGGCACCGATGAGGAGGTTCTCCTGGTCGAATGCCGGGGTCCGGAGTCGGAAGTCGCGCGGCTCATGTCCGCTTCGGGAATCGCGCCACAGTATCCCACCGTGCTACGCGACGGGAGGGTTATCGCTACCCTGACCGTATCACAAGAACGTGTCTCGACGCTCACGAGCATGTTCGACTCGACGGGAATCGAGTACGTCGTTCGCTCCCTCGTCCAAACTCCAACTTCGGACGATCTTCTCACGTCTCGTCAGAGTCAGTTTATCGAGAAGGCGATGACCCACGGCTACTATGAGACGCCTCGAAACTGTTCTTTGACGGATCTCGCGTCGATAATGGACGTGCATAAGACCACTGCGAGTGAAACGCTTCACCGAGCGGAAAGCAGGATAATTGCTGAATTTGTTGCAACTCGGTCGTAA
- a CDS encoding aldo/keto reductase, with protein sequence MEYTTLGDTGTTVSKICLGCMGFGGLGGGEMFDWTVGEEQATDVIDRAIDLGINFFDTANFYSAGESEEILGSALSEYDRDEMVVASKVFLPMREDDPNSGGLSRKTVEQELENSLDRLGMDTLDLYQIHRWDPQTPIEQTLRALDDAVRRGKVRYIGASSMWAYQFAKALYTSDSLDLERFVTMQNHYNLVYREEEREMNPLARTEGVGLIPWSPLAGGYVARPHEEQDQLRPSPGEGSLYDSEASREINERVQELADEKGVSMAQIGLAWQLSKEGVTAPIYGTTSVEHLEDAVEAVELDLSDSDVEYLEEPYEPVEVAGHE encoded by the coding sequence GTGGAGTATACAACACTCGGCGACACCGGAACGACCGTGAGCAAGATCTGTCTCGGCTGCATGGGCTTCGGCGGCTTGGGCGGAGGCGAGATGTTCGATTGGACAGTGGGGGAGGAGCAGGCCACCGACGTCATCGACCGCGCCATCGACCTCGGAATCAACTTCTTCGACACTGCGAACTTCTACTCGGCGGGAGAGAGCGAGGAGATCCTCGGCAGTGCACTCTCCGAGTACGACCGCGACGAGATGGTCGTAGCCTCGAAGGTTTTCCTCCCGATGCGCGAGGACGACCCGAACTCGGGCGGTCTCTCGCGGAAGACCGTCGAACAGGAGCTGGAGAACTCACTCGATAGATTGGGCATGGATACCCTCGACCTCTATCAGATCCATCGTTGGGACCCTCAGACCCCAATCGAGCAGACTCTGCGGGCACTCGACGACGCGGTGCGACGCGGCAAGGTTAGATACATCGGCGCGAGTTCGATGTGGGCGTACCAGTTCGCGAAAGCGTTGTACACCAGCGACTCGCTGGACCTCGAACGCTTCGTGACGATGCAGAACCATTACAACCTCGTGTATCGCGAGGAAGAACGAGAAATGAACCCGCTCGCGAGGACGGAGGGGGTGGGCCTCATTCCGTGGAGTCCCCTCGCCGGGGGCTACGTCGCCCGTCCGCACGAGGAGCAGGATCAATTGCGGCCTTCCCCCGGGGAGGGTTCACTCTACGACTCCGAAGCGAGCCGCGAGATCAACGAGCGCGTGCAGGAACTCGCGGACGAAAAGGGAGTCTCGATGGCCCAGATCGGCCTCGCGTGGCAGCTTTCGAAGGAAGGAGTCACGGCTCCGATCTACGGCACCACGAGCGTCGAACACCTCGAAGACGCTGTCGAAGCCGTCGAACTCGATCTCTCCGACAGCGACGTCGAATACCTCGAAGAACCTTACGAACCGGTCGAGGTCGCAGGACACGAGTAG
- a CDS encoding GNAT family N-acetyltransferase, whose translation MRVERLSIEEWADALPNDGFEVFHRPAALAAIERHAPGELRLYGGFKGQQAIALLPVVVRNGPLGTAAFSPPPGMGIPRLGPILMPTSPKRRKQEKVNREFTETVLDRIRTDYTARLAEVGFDSPVAQRVGEQMESGLTLFRMLCGTDYGDPRPYSWGDLSVEPYFTYELDLASTTADAVKKSFSKSLRREIRDAEDLDVTVTREGIDGARDVFEHTVERYDEQDETLGLSWEYVRDLWEGLDDAAQTYVARDDEGNYLTGITALYSNDAAYFWQGGARSVYEGTSVNSLVHWNIIQDIVEEPPVDSVTRYDLMGANTERLCRYKAKFGADLVPYYLVESNGTTMSAAKRAYQFVRG comes from the coding sequence ATGAGAGTCGAACGTTTATCTATCGAAGAGTGGGCTGACGCGCTCCCCAACGACGGGTTCGAGGTGTTTCACCGTCCGGCGGCGCTCGCGGCGATTGAGCGGCACGCACCGGGCGAACTCCGATTGTACGGGGGCTTCAAGGGACAACAGGCTATCGCCCTGCTTCCCGTCGTCGTACGGAACGGGCCGCTCGGAACCGCCGCGTTCTCGCCACCGCCAGGGATGGGGATTCCGCGGCTGGGACCGATTCTGATGCCGACGAGTCCGAAACGACGGAAGCAGGAGAAGGTCAACCGCGAGTTCACCGAGACGGTGCTCGACCGGATCCGAACCGACTACACGGCGCGACTCGCCGAGGTCGGCTTCGATTCGCCGGTCGCACAGCGCGTGGGTGAACAGATGGAGTCCGGACTGACCCTGTTCCGCATGCTCTGTGGCACCGACTACGGCGACCCGCGACCGTATTCCTGGGGAGACCTGAGCGTCGAACCGTACTTCACCTACGAACTTGACCTCGCATCGACCACGGCCGACGCCGTGAAGAAATCCTTCAGCAAGAGCCTCCGCCGGGAGATTCGTGACGCGGAGGACCTCGACGTCACCGTCACCCGCGAGGGAATCGACGGGGCGCGCGACGTGTTCGAGCACACCGTCGAACGGTACGACGAACAGGACGAGACGCTCGGCCTCTCGTGGGAGTACGTTCGGGACCTCTGGGAGGGACTCGACGACGCCGCCCAGACCTACGTCGCTCGGGACGACGAGGGGAACTACCTGACCGGAATCACCGCGCTCTACTCGAACGACGCGGCGTACTTCTGGCAGGGCGGTGCCCGCTCGGTGTACGAGGGGACGAGCGTGAACAGCCTCGTCCACTGGAACATCATTCAGGACATCGTCGAGGAACCGCCGGTCGATTCGGTGACGAGGTACGACCTGATGGGGGCCAACACGGAGCGGCTCTGCCGATACAAGGCGAAGTTCGGGGCCGACTTGGTCCCGTACTACCTGGTCGAATCGAACGGGACGACGATGAGTGCCGCGAAACGGGCCTACCAGTTCGTGAGGGGATGA
- a CDS encoding DUF354 domain-containing protein, giving the protein MRYLFFTNTPAHVHLYRHAIERLQAEGHDVLVLGRDYGCTHALLDYHDLPYRIYGKCETTMFSLFRELPGQYLEIFRQTRRYDPDLIFGVGSYAAHAGAMSRTPVVVVADSEPTTFDHVASRPFVDTFLTPHTFGKDLGANHYEFRGFKELAYLHPDVYEPDPTIRDRLGVEQDEEYAIVRFNAFGSHHDVGHSGFSPEKRRKLIAALSEHVTVFVSDEGGNPAPGDSYEFDLHPALLHDALAEASLLVADTQTMVTEAALLGTPAIRSNSFVGESDMGNFIELEREGLIYNFREFDDVLSQALTTISDDSAKRRLRERRDEYLADKVNLTDVIVDVARTAVVPQQRIERTVAVSHR; this is encoded by the coding sequence ATGCGATACCTCTTCTTCACCAACACGCCCGCCCACGTCCACCTCTATCGCCACGCGATAGAGCGACTGCAAGCGGAAGGCCACGACGTGCTCGTCCTCGGTCGGGATTACGGTTGTACCCATGCACTGTTGGACTATCACGACCTGCCGTATCGAATCTACGGCAAGTGCGAGACGACGATGTTTTCGCTCTTCCGCGAACTGCCGGGGCAGTACCTCGAAATCTTCCGGCAGACGCGCCGCTACGATCCGGATCTCATCTTCGGCGTCGGCTCCTACGCGGCCCACGCCGGGGCGATGTCGCGCACGCCGGTCGTCGTCGTCGCCGACTCGGAACCGACGACGTTCGACCACGTCGCGTCCCGGCCGTTCGTGGACACGTTCCTCACGCCGCACACCTTCGGCAAGGACCTCGGCGCGAACCACTACGAGTTCCGCGGGTTCAAGGAACTCGCCTATCTCCACCCGGACGTGTACGAACCCGACCCGACGATTCGGGACCGACTCGGCGTCGAGCAGGACGAGGAGTACGCCATCGTCCGGTTCAACGCGTTCGGCTCGCACCACGACGTGGGCCACTCGGGTTTCTCGCCGGAAAAGCGTCGGAAACTCATCGCCGCGCTCTCCGAGCACGTCACTGTGTTCGTCTCCGACGAGGGCGGCAACCCGGCCCCCGGAGACTCCTACGAGTTCGACCTCCATCCAGCCCTACTCCACGACGCGCTGGCCGAGGCGTCCCTGCTCGTCGCCGACACCCAGACGATGGTGACGGAGGCGGCACTCTTGGGCACGCCCGCGATCCGGTCGAACTCCTTCGTCGGCGAGTCGGACATGGGCAACTTCATCGAACTCGAACGCGAGGGGCTCATCTACAACTTCCGGGAGTTCGACGACGTGCTCTCACAGGCGCTCACCACCATCTCGGACGACTCGGCGAAACGCCGTCTCCGCGAGCGACGGGACGAGTATCTCGCCGACAAGGTGAACCTCACCGACGTCATCGTGGACGTGGCGAGAACGGCCGTGGTCCCACAGCAGCGTATCGAACGAACGGTCGCGGTATCGCACCGATAG
- a CDS encoding glycosyltransferase, producing MRVLNLVTNVEARFYNEQLRVLEARGVHEETLAPPGTHRTHESVTERRPTDYLRFFPTVLKNSLDGYDLVHANYGLTAPMALAQVRLPVVLSLWGSDLLGEYGWLSKFCARHCDAVIVMSDGMAAELDSPCHVIPHGIDLERFSPQPTGEARDAVGWSRNAKHVLFPYPPMREVKDFPRAERVVTAAAKQVDGPVELQSVYGVPHDEMASYYNAADVLLLPSKSEGSPNSVKEAMACNLPVVTTDVGDVEDRLADVSPSHVCRSDDELVDGLVDVLSSPRPSNGRENVRDVGLERMGDRIRAVYESVL from the coding sequence CTGCGGGTGCTGAACCTCGTGACGAACGTCGAAGCCCGATTTTACAACGAACAACTACGGGTTCTCGAAGCGCGCGGCGTCCACGAAGAGACACTCGCGCCGCCCGGAACCCATCGTACCCACGAATCGGTCACCGAACGACGGCCGACCGACTACCTCCGCTTTTTCCCGACAGTCCTCAAAAATTCCTTAGACGGCTACGACCTGGTTCACGCGAACTACGGACTCACAGCACCGATGGCGCTGGCACAGGTTCGCTTGCCGGTCGTCCTTTCGCTATGGGGGTCAGACCTCCTCGGCGAGTACGGCTGGTTGAGCAAATTCTGTGCCCGCCACTGCGATGCCGTCATCGTCATGTCCGACGGGATGGCGGCGGAACTCGACTCTCCGTGCCACGTCATCCCGCACGGAATCGACCTCGAACGGTTTTCCCCGCAACCGACGGGTGAAGCCCGCGACGCGGTCGGGTGGTCCCGAAACGCCAAACACGTCCTCTTTCCCTATCCGCCGATGCGGGAGGTAAAGGACTTCCCGCGAGCGGAGCGGGTGGTCACGGCCGCCGCGAAGCAGGTCGATGGGCCGGTGGAACTCCAGAGCGTCTACGGGGTACCACACGACGAGATGGCCTCCTACTACAACGCGGCGGACGTACTCCTGTTGCCCTCGAAGAGCGAGGGGTCGCCGAACTCCGTCAAGGAGGCGATGGCGTGTAACCTGCCGGTCGTGACGACCGACGTCGGCGACGTCGAGGACCGTTTGGCGGACGTCTCCCCGTCGCACGTCTGTCGGTCCGACGACGAACTCGTGGACGGGTTGGTGGACGTGCTTTCGTCCCCCCGTCCGTCGAACGGACGCGAGAACGTCCGCGATGTCGGACTCGAACGAATGGGTGATCGGATCCGTGCCGTCTACGAGTCCGTCCTCTGA
- a CDS encoding oligosaccharide flippase family protein, with the protein MDTKTFARGFKASLGARAVHMVASGLLVLVLTRFLLTPAQYGLLGSALAVFGVAGLFADLGTSKSAARYVTEYRERDPGQVPYVLRAALRYRVIAIVVVSGAFTLFSGTIARLIHQPELAPLMVFGGAYIACYSLSTFAVVVFQGFNRVTWSAVTRATGSVSLLVFVVIGVVVLGGAGGALLGYVVSYAVATVVGFAVLYWKFYSTIDDADEPEDGLSRRVLRYSIPLTATQGANVLDKRIDTILVGAIVGPVAVSSYYLAKNIATFLQAPAASLGFTISPTYGEQKADDARDAAASLYGTTLRHTLLLYVPAAAGLALLAGPAVRQVFGAKYAGAIPVVQVFSGYVVLSAVSLITSDALDYLGRARERAWAKGATSAANFVLNLVLIPSFGAVGAAWATVATFSVYVAVNVLVVHHELELPVSRLFRHAAFVLAITFAMSAVVYLALPFVSGPISLAGVVLLGGAVWAGLATMSGLLDIGRVANVLES; encoded by the coding sequence ATGGACACGAAAACCTTCGCACGCGGGTTCAAGGCATCGTTGGGTGCTCGTGCGGTTCACATGGTTGCGAGCGGGTTGTTAGTCCTCGTCCTCACCCGATTTTTGCTCACACCTGCCCAGTACGGACTCCTCGGGAGCGCGCTCGCCGTGTTCGGCGTCGCCGGACTGTTCGCCGACCTCGGCACTTCGAAATCGGCGGCCAGATACGTCACCGAATATCGGGAACGCGATCCGGGACAGGTCCCCTACGTTCTCCGTGCGGCGCTTCGCTATCGGGTCATCGCTATCGTCGTCGTGTCCGGGGCGTTTACCCTGTTTTCGGGGACTATCGCCCGTCTCATCCACCAACCCGAACTCGCTCCGCTGATGGTGTTCGGCGGGGCGTACATCGCATGCTACTCGCTCTCCACGTTCGCAGTCGTCGTGTTTCAAGGATTCAATCGGGTGACGTGGAGCGCCGTGACGAGGGCGACGGGAAGCGTAAGTCTACTGGTGTTCGTCGTCATCGGCGTCGTCGTCCTCGGCGGTGCTGGCGGCGCGCTCCTCGGCTACGTGGTTAGCTATGCGGTGGCGACGGTCGTCGGGTTCGCCGTCCTCTACTGGAAGTTCTACTCGACCATCGACGACGCGGACGAACCCGAGGACGGACTCTCTCGGCGCGTCCTCAGGTACAGCATTCCGCTCACGGCGACGCAGGGTGCGAACGTCCTCGACAAGCGCATCGACACCATCCTCGTCGGGGCCATCGTCGGTCCGGTCGCGGTGAGTTCCTACTACCTCGCCAAGAACATCGCCACGTTCCTTCAGGCCCCCGCGGCCTCCCTCGGATTCACCATCTCGCCGACCTACGGCGAGCAGAAGGCCGACGACGCACGCGACGCGGCCGCGAGTCTCTACGGGACGACGTTACGACACACGCTCCTGCTCTACGTTCCCGCCGCCGCCGGATTGGCACTCCTCGCCGGTCCCGCCGTGAGGCAGGTGTTCGGCGCGAAATACGCCGGGGCCATCCCCGTCGTGCAGGTGTTCTCGGGGTACGTCGTCCTCAGCGCCGTATCGTTGATCACCAGCGACGCGCTCGACTACCTCGGCAGAGCGCGGGAACGGGCGTGGGCCAAGGGCGCGACCTCCGCCGCGAACTTCGTCCTCAACCTCGTTCTCATCCCGTCGTTCGGTGCCGTCGGCGCGGCCTGGGCCACCGTCGCGACCTTTTCCGTCTACGTCGCCGTCAACGTGCTCGTCGTCCACCACGAATTGGAACTCCCTGTTTCGCGCCTGTTCCGACACGCCGCCTTCGTCCTCGCCATCACGTTCGCCATGTCCGCCGTCGTGTACCTCGCCCTCCCGTTCGTCTCGGGACCGATATCGCTCGCCGGGGTGGTGCTGCTCGGCGGCGCTGTCTGGGCCGGTCTGGCGACGATGAGCGGCCTGCTCGACATCGGTCGCGTCGCGAACGTGCTGGAGTCCTAA
- a CDS encoding nitronate monooxygenase family protein: protein MVQAPIGSATCPELAAAVADAGALGMLAITWRDAATTRRLLAETDQRTDGVFGVNIVEDPSAKDVPTETHLEACLDAGVEVFSFSFGTAAPYVERIHDRDGTVLQSVGSAEEAENAVDAGVDVLVAQGWEAGGHVQSEVATLPLVPRIVDTVPDTPVIAAGGIADGRGIAAVLTLGAAGAWLGTRFLATEEANVHRRYRRRVIEANETETVYSNLFDEGWPEVPHRVIENATVSDWNAAGRPESHRPGEGEVVAETDAGDPVHRYEDSLAVPGMNGDVEELPLYAGQSAGLTDTIRPAGCVVETLTEETLEALQKR from the coding sequence ATCGTTCAAGCGCCCATCGGAAGCGCGACCTGTCCCGAACTGGCGGCCGCCGTCGCGGACGCCGGTGCGCTCGGAATGTTGGCCATCACGTGGCGGGACGCGGCGACGACCCGTCGGCTATTGGCCGAAACCGACCAGCGAACCGACGGCGTGTTCGGCGTGAACATCGTCGAGGATCCGAGCGCGAAGGACGTTCCGACGGAAACACATCTCGAAGCCTGTCTCGACGCCGGTGTCGAGGTGTTCTCGTTCTCGTTCGGGACCGCCGCACCGTACGTCGAACGGATTCACGACCGCGACGGTACCGTTCTCCAATCCGTCGGCAGCGCCGAGGAGGCGGAGAATGCCGTCGATGCGGGCGTGGACGTCCTCGTCGCACAGGGATGGGAAGCGGGCGGTCACGTACAGAGCGAGGTCGCTACCCTGCCGTTAGTCCCGCGTATCGTCGATACCGTTCCCGACACGCCCGTTATCGCGGCCGGTGGAATCGCGGACGGTCGCGGAATCGCCGCCGTCCTTACCCTCGGCGCAGCAGGTGCGTGGCTCGGGACGCGATTCCTTGCAACCGAGGAAGCCAACGTTCACCGTCGCTATCGACGGCGAGTGATCGAAGCGAACGAGACCGAGACGGTCTACTCGAACCTCTTCGACGAGGGATGGCCGGAGGTGCCACATCGAGTGATCGAAAACGCGACTGTCTCGGACTGGAACGCTGCGGGACGACCCGAAAGCCATCGACCGGGGGAGGGGGAGGTCGTCGCGGAAACTGACGCTGGGGACCCCGTTCACAGATACGAAGATTCGCTCGCCGTTCCCGGGATGAACGGGGACGTGGAGGAACTGCCGCTGTACGCCGGGCAGAGCGCGGGATTGACCGACACGATACGACCGGCGGGATGTGTCGTCGAAACGCTCACCGAGGAGACGCTCGAAGCGTTGCAAAAGAGATGA